The Rhizobium viscosum genomic sequence AGCTGATTTGCAGAGGTTTCTGCCAGAACCGAGCCGAGCGCGATATTGCCAAGAGAATCCAGCATTGCATCCGGCGTCGTGGTGTCGCGCGGATCGCCTTTTGTGGCTTCGTTCAGCGCGGTCTCCATGCGGTCGAGCCTTGTCGTGCCGTCACCGATGGAGCGCAGCCAGTCGGTGAGCGCGGCCGGGCCGCCAAAACTTTCCAGCATCAGATTGCCGGCCGTGTTGTCGCTCAGCGTAATGCCGGCCTTGCAGATCTCAGCCATCGTCATGCCGTCGCCGCCCGCATGCTTTTCTGTCTCGGGGGAATAGGTGACGAGCTTGTCCTTGCCGTAGGTGATACGCCGGTCGAGGCTCTCATCGCCTTTGTCGACACGGGCAAGAACGAGGCCTGCGGCCAGAACCTTGAAGGTGCTGCACATGGCGAAGGGCTCGCTGCCGCGATAGCCGAAGGAGATATTCGTGTCGCTGTCGAGAACGGAAACCCCGAGGCGCCCGCCAATGCGCGCTTCAAGCGCTGCAAGCCGCTTGTCGATATCGTCATTCTGTTGCTCGGCGCGCACGCGAGACGCAAAGCCCAGCGCAGGCAGCAGCAAGGCGGAGCCCATGAAGCTGCGGCGGGTGAGGCTGTGATTCATGAAGA encodes the following:
- the bla gene encoding class A beta-lactamase, which encodes MNHSLTRRSFMGSALLLPALGFASRVRAEQQNDDIDKRLAALEARIGGRLGVSVLDSDTNISFGYRGSEPFAMCSTFKVLAAGLVLARVDKGDESLDRRITYGKDKLVTYSPETEKHAGGDGMTMAEICKAGITLSDNTAGNLMLESFGGPAALTDWLRSIGDGTTRLDRMETALNEATKGDPRDTTTPDAMLDSLGNIALGSVLAETSANQLIDWMIANTTGGACLRAGLPDDWKIGDKTGTGDNGSAGDIAIIWPPKRGPIVAAVYIGEATVKMDEFNPVFAEIGKMITEMV